The following are from one region of the Magallana gigas chromosome 4, xbMagGiga1.1, whole genome shotgun sequence genome:
- the LOC136269773 gene encoding ubiquitin-like modifier-activating enzyme 1, producing MVASITKDKEGVVTCLDEARYGYEDGDHVTFTEVQGMTELNGCKPIKIKVLGPYTFSIGDTSKFSNYERGGVVSQVKTHKTIHFKSIKAAMDAPEFLMTDFAKFDRPGQLHIGFQALYEFQKQKN from the exons ATGGTGGCATCCATCACTAAG GATAAAGAGGGCGTGGTCACTTGTTTGGATGAAGCCCGCTATGGATACGAGGACGGGGATCACGTCACTTTCACTGAAGTACAGGGAATGACTGAGCTTAATGGGTGTAaaccaatcaaaatcaaagtactag GACCGTACACGTTTAGCATTGGAGATACAAGCAAATTTTCCAACTATGAACGAGGGGGAGTTGTTTCCCAAGTCAAGACGCATAAAACAATTCACTTT AAATCCATCAAGGCTGCTATGGATGCCCCCGAGTTCCTCATGACAGACTTTGCTAAGTTTGACCGCCCCGGTCAGTTACACATTGGTTTCCAGGCTCTGTATGAATTCCAGAAACAGaaa AACTGA